From the genome of Bacteroides sp. MSB163, one region includes:
- a CDS encoding glycoside hydrolase family 108 protein, with amino-acid sequence MAKAEVLFKIIRKWEGGWSDHKNDKGGKTNMGITLSTWKSCGYDKDGDGDIDADDLRLITPEDVFNIFKKYYWDRYQADFIHNQSIANICVDWVWASGRPGITKVQQLLQIKVDGIVGPQTVASINLANQRQLFEAVKADRIRFVEEICKKDPSQLVFRKGWLNRINDFKFSIR; translated from the coding sequence ATGGCAAAAGCAGAAGTTTTATTCAAGATCATCCGCAAATGGGAAGGCGGATGGAGTGATCACAAAAATGACAAAGGTGGTAAAACCAACATGGGTATTACTTTGTCTACATGGAAATCATGCGGTTATGACAAAGACGGCGATGGCGATATCGATGCGGATGATCTACGATTGATTACTCCGGAAGATGTATTCAATATCTTCAAAAAGTATTATTGGGATCGTTATCAGGCTGATTTTATACATAACCAGTCCATTGCCAACATTTGTGTGGACTGGGTATGGGCTTCCGGACGTCCTGGAATCACAAAGGTACAGCAACTCCTGCAAATTAAGGTGGACGGCATTGTAGGACCTCAGACGGTTGCCAGTATTAATCTGGCCAACCAGCGCCAGTTGTTTGAAGCTGTCAAGGCAGACCGGATCCGGTTTGTTGAAGAAATCTGTAAAAAGGATCCGTCGCAGCTTGTGTTCCGGAAAGGATGGTTGAACCGGATCAATGATTTCAAGTTCTCCATTCGCTAA